CCCCGGACACGGTGGCCATCGAGCGCGTCTTCGCGCAGCACAACGTCAGCACCGTGATGGGCACCGCGCAGGTGGCGGGGCTCGCGATGCTCGCGGCGGCGCGCCGTCGCATCCCCGTGGCGCTGCACACCCCCAGCGAGGTGAAGGCCGCGGTCACGGGCAGTGGGCGCGCCGACAAGGCGCAGGTCCAGGTCATGGTGCAGCGGCTCCTCGCGCTCGACGAGCTGCCGCGCCCGGCGGACGCGGCCGACGCCCTCGCCCTGGCGATTTGCCACCTGTGGCGGCCCGCTGGCGCGCTCGGGGCCCCGCAGCGGGCTCCTGGGTCGATGACGGCGGCGCAGCGAGCCTGGGCGGCTGCCGAGCAGGCCGCGCGAGCCCGCGGCTGACCGCCCGCGCACGGGCTGCCGCGGCTGGCGGTCGCGTGTCGTTCGTACAGGTGTTCGTGCGCATGGGATAGTTCTGTCGGGCGCGCGTCGGTCGCGGTCCGAGGACGAGGGAGGACCACGGGTGATCGCGTCGGTACGAGGCACGGTGCAGGCTGTGCGGCTGGACGCCGCGGTCGTGGAGGTCGGCGGTGTGGGCATGCTCGTCCAGGCCACGCCGACCACGCTCGCCGGGCTGCGCGTCGGGGCCGAGGCCCTGCTGTGGACGTCCCTCGTGGTGCGCGAGGACTCGCTCACCCTGTTCGGCTTCGCTGACTCCGACGAGCGCGAGGTGTTCGAGGTGCTGCAGACCGTCAGCGGGGTGGGCCCACGGCTCGCCCTCGCGATGCTCGCGGTGCACAGCCCCGACGGGCTGCGACGGGCCGTCGCGGGGGAGGACCTCGCCGCGCTCAAGCGGGTCCCGGGGATCGGGCACAAGGGCGCCCAACGGATCGTGCTGGAGCTCGGCGGCCGGCTCGGGGCGCCCGCGACAGCGTCGGACGGGGCGTTCACGCCATTGCCCGTGACGGACCGGCGGGCGCAGGTGGTGGACGCGCTCGTCGGCCTGGGCTGGAACGCGCGCGCCGCCGAGGACGCGGTGGCG
The sequence above is a segment of the Cellulomonas chengniuliangii genome. Coding sequences within it:
- the ruvC gene encoding crossover junction endodeoxyribonuclease RuvC; the protein is MRVLGVDPGLTRCGLGVVDGLPGRKARMVAVGVARSDASHQIDQRLLAISVQLDEWIEEHAPDTVAIERVFAQHNVSTVMGTAQVAGLAMLAAARRRIPVALHTPSEVKAAVTGSGRADKAQVQVMVQRLLALDELPRPADAADALALAICHLWRPAGALGAPQRAPGSMTAAQRAWAAAEQAARARG
- the ruvA gene encoding Holliday junction branch migration protein RuvA; translated protein: MIASVRGTVQAVRLDAAVVEVGGVGMLVQATPTTLAGLRVGAEALLWTSLVVREDSLTLFGFADSDEREVFEVLQTVSGVGPRLALAMLAVHSPDGLRRAVAGEDLAALKRVPGIGHKGAQRIVLELGGRLGAPATASDGAFTPLPVTDRRAQVVDALVGLGWNARAAEDAVAQVLEADGGVDANDVAGVLRAALRSLGGGRG